From the Toxoplasma gondii ME49 chromosome VIIa, whole genome shotgun sequence genome, one window contains:
- the ROP18 gene encoding rhoptry protein ROP18 (encoded by transcript TGME49_205250~Signal peptide predicted by SignalP 2.0 HMM (probability 0.513) with cleavage site probability 0.344 at residue 47~Predicted trans-membrane domain (TMHMM2.0):19-42), with the protein MFSVQRPPLTRTVVRMGLATLLPKTACLAVLNVALVFLLFQVQDGTGITLDPSKLDSKPTSLDSQQHVADKRWPATVGHYKYLAGATESTRDVSLLEERAQHRVNAQETNQRRTIFQRLLNLLRRRERDGEVSGSAADSSSRPRLSVRQRLAQLWRKAKSFFTRGIPRYFSQGRNRLRSLRAQRRRSELFFEKADSGCVIGKRILAHMQEQIGQPQALGNSERLDRILTVAAWPPDVPERFVSVTTGETRTLVRGAPLGSGGFATVYEATDVETNEELAVKVFMSEKEPTDETMRDLQRESFCYRNFSLAKTAKDAQERCRFMVPSDVVMLEGQPASTEVVIGLTTRWVPNYFLLMMRAETDMSKVISWVFGDASVNNSELGLVVRMYLSSQAIRLVANVQAQGIVHTDIKPANFLLLKDGRLFLGDFGTYRINNSVGPAIGTPGYEPPERPFQTTDITYTFTTDAWQLGITLYCIWCKERPTPADGIWDYLHFADCPSTPELVQDLIRNLLNREPQKRMLPLQALETAAFNEMDSVVKRAAQNFEQQEHLHTE; encoded by the coding sequence ATGTTTTCGGTACAGCGGCCACCTCTTACGCGTACCGTCGTCCGAATGGGTTTAGCGACTCTTCTCCCGAAGACAGCCTGTCTTGCGGTGTTAAATGTAGCGCTTgtcttcctgctcttccaAGTCCAGGATGGGACCGGAATCACACTTGATCCTTCAAAACTCGACTCCAAACCGACAAGTTTGGATTCGCAACAGCACGTTGCTGACAAGCGGTGGCCTGCTACAGTTGGCCACTACAAATATTTAGCAGGAGCGACAGAAAGCACTCGAGACGTTTCATTGCTGGAGGAAAGGGCTCAACACCGGGTAAATGCGCAAGAAACAAACCAACGGCGCACGATTTTTCAGAGGCTTCTGAATCTCttgagacggagagaaagagatggTGAAGTCTCGGGTTCCGCAGCTGATAGCTCCTCGAGACCCCGTCTGTCCGTACGACAGAGGCTTGCTCAACTTTGGCGTAAAGCGAAATCGTTCTTCACACGCGGAATCCCGAGGTACTTTTCTCAAGGGCGTAACCGACTGCGAAGTTTGCGGGCACAAAGACGGCGATCTGAATTGTTTTTTGAGAAGGCGGATTCTGGATGCGTCATCGGCAAACGCATCCTGGCGCACATGCAAGAACAAATCGGGCAGCCTCAAGCGCTAGGAAATAGTGAACGACTGGATAGAATTCTGACTGTCGCTGCCTGGCCTCCGGACGTTCCAGAAAGATTTGTTTCTGTGACTACCGGTGAAACCCGGACGCTGGTGAGAGGTGCACCCCTTGGCTCTGGTGGATTCGCCACTGTATATGAGGCTACAGACGTGGAGACGAATGAAGAGTTGGCTGTTAAGGTTTTCATGTCAGAAAAGGAGCCCACCGATGAGACTATGCGTGACTTGCAGAGGGAGTCGTTCTGCTACAGGAACTTTAGTCTAGCCAAGACGGCGAAGGATGCCCAGGAACGCTGTAGATTCATGGTTCCTAGTGATGTTGTGATGTTAGAGGGACAGCCAGCATCCACAGAGGTCGTGATTGGTTTGACGACTCGGTGGGTACCAAACTATTTTCTTCTCATGATGCGGGCAGAAACGGACATGAGCAAAGTCATTTCATGGGTATTTGGAGATGCGTCTGTCAATAACAGTGAATTAGGCCTGGTCGTTCGAATGTACCTATCCAGTCAGGCAATCAGACTAGTGGCCAATGTTCAAGCTCAGGGAATTGTGCATACGGATATCAAACCGGCGAATTTCCTCCTCTTGAAAGACGGTCGCCTGTTTCTCGGCGACTTCGGAACGTATAGAATCAATAATTCGGTTGGACCCGCGATAGGTACTCCCGGTTACGAGCCTCCGGAGCGACCGTTTCAGACTACAGACATCACCTATACATTCACCACTGACGCGTGGCAACTCGGTATAACTTTGTACTGCATCTGGTGCAAGGAACGTCCAACTCCGGCCGACGGCATCTGGGACTACTTACACTTCGCAGATTGTCCTTCCACGCCTGAGCTGGTTCAAGACCTCATCCGAAACCTCTTGAATCGAGAGCCTCAGAAACGGATGCTCCCGCTACAAGCCTTGGAGACCGCAGCGTTTAACGAGATGGATTCAGTAGTAAAACGCGCCGCGCAAAACTTCGAACAGCAGGAACATCTCCACACAGAATAA